A part of Vigna radiata var. radiata cultivar VC1973A chromosome 11, Vradiata_ver6, whole genome shotgun sequence genomic DNA contains:
- the LOC106777842 gene encoding pentatricopeptide repeat-containing protein At5g02860-like isoform X3: MGMVEKVALPLLLPNPPPPSQSPSSSPSPLSSKPNSVGVMTPGPSPTPAPTPTAAPPMTTLIHDLNTGSSSRPRHRVALGKSFDPNRGKPWSPHGLSSSGQQILRTLIRSDSNTNSNSVSTHLDNILRPLLDQPNPASDILGIIKALGFNNKCELAFAVFQWVRTTHHSVPLFTTSAITVIFKILGKAGRVSSAASLLLALQNDGVLIDVYAYTCLINAYSSSGRYRDAVNLFNKMQQDGCNPTLITYNVVLNVYGKMGMPWSNVTALVDSMKSRGIAPDLYTYNTLISCCRRGSLYEEAVHLFEQMKLEGFTPDKVTYNALLDVFGKSRRPKEAMQVLREMEANAFSPTVVTYNSLISACAKGGLLEEALQLKTQMLDKGIQPDVFTYTTLLSGFEKAGKDELAIQVFEEMGSVGCKPNICTFNALIKMHGNRGKFAEMMKVFDEIKVYNCSPDIVTWNTLLAVFGQNGMHSQVSGIFKEMKRAGFVPERDTFNTLISAYSRCGSFDQAMAVYKSMLEAGVVPDLSTYNAVLAALARGGLWEQSEKVLAEMKDGRCKPNEMSYSSLLHAYANGKEIDRMNALAEDIYSGSIETHPVLLKTLVLVNSKSDLLMDTERAFLELRRRGISLDITTLNAMLSIYGRKQMVAKANEILNFMHDRGFSPSLTTYNSLMYMYSRSENFQKSEEILREVLEKGKGSSMSPHRCLQVGLV; encoded by the exons ATGGGGATGGTAGAAAAGGTGGCTCTTCCTCTGCTCCTCCCAAACCCACCGCCCCCGTCACAGTCACCGTCATCGTCACCGTCGCCCCTTTCTTCCAAACCCAATTCTGTTGGAGTGATGACCCCTGGCCCCAGCCCTACCCCTGCCCCTACTCCAACTGCTGCACCGCCAATGACCACCCTTATCCATGACCTGAATACCGGTTCCAGTTCTCGTCCCCGACACCGCGTCGCTCTGGGGAAGTCCTTCGACCCCAACCGCGGCAAGCCATGGTCTCCTCACGGCCTTTCTTCTTCAGGTCAGCAAATTCTCCGCACCTTAATTCGTTCCGATTCCAATACCAATTCCAATTCCGTTTCCACTCACTTAGATAATATTCTGCGTCCTCTTCTGGACCAACCAAATCCCGCTTCCGATATATTGGGGATAATCAAGGCTTTAGGCTTTAACAACAAATGCGAACTTGCCTTCGCCGTCTTCCAATGGGTTCGAACCACTCACCATTCCGTTCCGCTTTTTACCACTTCTGCAATCACTGTCATCTTCAAAATTCTCGGAAAAGCGGGGCGGGTCTCATCCGCGGCTTCCCTACTCCTGGCTCTTCAAAACGACGGCGTTCTCATTGATGTCTATGCCTACACCTGTTTGATAAATGCGTACTCCAGTAGTGGCAGGTACAGGGATGCCGTCAACCTCTTCAACAAGATGCAACAAGACGGCTGCAATCCCACTCTCATCACATACAACGTCGTTCTCAATGTGTACGGCAAAATGGGCATGCCTTGGTCTAACGTCACTGCCCTCGTTGACTCCATGAAGTCTCGCGGGATTGCCCCCGATCTCTACACTTACAATACGCTTATTAGTTGCTGTCGCCGCGGTTCTCTCTACGAAGAAGCTGTTCACCTCTTTGAGCAGATGAAGCTGGAGGGTTTCACCCCTGACAAGGTTACCTATAATGCCTTATTGGATGTTTTTGGCAAGTCCAGACGCCCCAAAGAGGCTATGCAGGTCCTCAGAGAGATGGAAGCCAATGCCTTTTCTCCCACTGTTGTTACTTACAATTCCCTGATATCTGCTTGTGCTAAAGGTGGTTTGTTGGAGGAGGCACTCCAGCTTAAAACCCAAATGCTGGACAAGGGGATTCAGCCTGACGTCTTTACCTACACCACCCTTTTGTCCGGATTTGAGAAGGCCGGAAAAGACGAGCTTGCCATCCAAGTTTTTGAAGAGATGGGATCCGTGGGATGCAAGCCTAATATTTGTACCTTCAATGCCCTTATTAAGATGCATGGCAACCGAGGAAAGTTTGCCGAAATGATGAAAGTTTTTGACGAGATCAAGGTGTACAATTGCTCCCCTGATATTGTTACTTGGAACACCCTTCTGGCCGTGTTTGGACAAAATGGAATGCACTCCCAGGTGTCTggaatatttaaagaaatgaaGAGAGCTGGCTTTGTGCCCGAGAGGGATACTTTCAACACTCTGATTAGTGCCTACAGCAGGTGTGGTTCCTTTGACCAGGCAATGGCCGTTTACAAGAGCATGCTCGAAGCTGGAGTGGTGCCGGATCTTTCTACCTACAATGCTGTTTTAGCAGCATTGGCCCGAGGAGGGCTCTGGGAACAATCTGAGAAAGTCCTTGCTGAAATGAAGGACGGACGGTGTAAACCTAATGAGATGTCGTATTCTTCTTTGCTTCATGCTTATGCCAATGGTAAGGAGATTGACAGGATGAATGCTCTTGCGGAGGATATATACTCCGGCTCTATTGAAACACATCCGGTTCTTCTGAAGACCCTTGTTCTAGTAAACAGCAAGAGTGATCTCCTGATGGATACAGAACGTGCCTTTTTGGAATTAAGGAGAAGAGGAATTTCGCTTGACATTACTACTCTCAATGCAATGCTTTCGATATATGGGAGGAAGCAGATGGTGGCCAAAGCCAACGAGATTTTGAACTTCATGCATGACAGGGGATTTTCTCCGAGTTTGACTACATATAATAGTTTAATGTATATGTACAGCCGTTCtgaaaactttcaaaaatcaGAAGAAATCTTGAGGGAAGTTCTTGAGAAAG GAAAAGGAAGCAGTATGTCTCCGCATCGATGCTTGCAGGTGGGGTTGGTGTAG
- the LOC106777842 gene encoding pentatricopeptide repeat-containing protein At5g02860-like isoform X2: MGMVEKVALPLLLPNPPPPSQSPSSSPSPLSSKPNSVGVMTPGPSPTPAPTPTAAPPMTTLIHDLNTGSSSRPRHRVALGKSFDPNRGKPWSPHGLSSSDNILRPLLDQPNPASDILGIIKALGFNNKCELAFAVFQWVRTTHHSVPLFTTSAITVIFKILGKAGRVSSAASLLLALQNDGVLIDVYAYTCLINAYSSSGRYRDAVNLFNKMQQDGCNPTLITYNVVLNVYGKMGMPWSNVTALVDSMKSRGIAPDLYTYNTLISCCRRGSLYEEAVHLFEQMKLEGFTPDKVTYNALLDVFGKSRRPKEAMQVLREMEANAFSPTVVTYNSLISACAKGGLLEEALQLKTQMLDKGIQPDVFTYTTLLSGFEKAGKDELAIQVFEEMGSVGCKPNICTFNALIKMHGNRGKFAEMMKVFDEIKVYNCSPDIVTWNTLLAVFGQNGMHSQVSGIFKEMKRAGFVPERDTFNTLISAYSRCGSFDQAMAVYKSMLEAGVVPDLSTYNAVLAALARGGLWEQSEKVLAEMKDGRCKPNEMSYSSLLHAYANGKEIDRMNALAEDIYSGSIETHPVLLKTLVLVNSKSDLLMDTERAFLELRRRGISLDITTLNAMLSIYGRKQMVAKANEILNFMHDRGFSPSLTTYNSLMYMYSRSENFQKSEEILREVLEKGTKPDRISYNTVIYAYCRNGRMKEASRIFSEMKDSALIPDVVTYNTFIATYAGDSMFAEAIDVVRYMIKQGCKPDQNTYNSIVDWYCKLDRRDEANSFVKSLRNLDPHVSKEEENRLLERIVKMWP; this comes from the exons ATGGGGATGGTAGAAAAGGTGGCTCTTCCTCTGCTCCTCCCAAACCCACCGCCCCCGTCACAGTCACCGTCATCGTCACCGTCGCCCCTTTCTTCCAAACCCAATTCTGTTGGAGTGATGACCCCTGGCCCCAGCCCTACCCCTGCCCCTACTCCAACTGCTGCACCGCCAATGACCACCCTTATCCATGACCTGAATACCGGTTCCAGTTCTCGTCCCCGACACCGCGTCGCTCTGGGGAAGTCCTTCGACCCCAACCGCGGCAAGCCATGGTCTCCTCACGGCCTTTCTTCTTCAG ATAATATTCTGCGTCCTCTTCTGGACCAACCAAATCCCGCTTCCGATATATTGGGGATAATCAAGGCTTTAGGCTTTAACAACAAATGCGAACTTGCCTTCGCCGTCTTCCAATGGGTTCGAACCACTCACCATTCCGTTCCGCTTTTTACCACTTCTGCAATCACTGTCATCTTCAAAATTCTCGGAAAAGCGGGGCGGGTCTCATCCGCGGCTTCCCTACTCCTGGCTCTTCAAAACGACGGCGTTCTCATTGATGTCTATGCCTACACCTGTTTGATAAATGCGTACTCCAGTAGTGGCAGGTACAGGGATGCCGTCAACCTCTTCAACAAGATGCAACAAGACGGCTGCAATCCCACTCTCATCACATACAACGTCGTTCTCAATGTGTACGGCAAAATGGGCATGCCTTGGTCTAACGTCACTGCCCTCGTTGACTCCATGAAGTCTCGCGGGATTGCCCCCGATCTCTACACTTACAATACGCTTATTAGTTGCTGTCGCCGCGGTTCTCTCTACGAAGAAGCTGTTCACCTCTTTGAGCAGATGAAGCTGGAGGGTTTCACCCCTGACAAGGTTACCTATAATGCCTTATTGGATGTTTTTGGCAAGTCCAGACGCCCCAAAGAGGCTATGCAGGTCCTCAGAGAGATGGAAGCCAATGCCTTTTCTCCCACTGTTGTTACTTACAATTCCCTGATATCTGCTTGTGCTAAAGGTGGTTTGTTGGAGGAGGCACTCCAGCTTAAAACCCAAATGCTGGACAAGGGGATTCAGCCTGACGTCTTTACCTACACCACCCTTTTGTCCGGATTTGAGAAGGCCGGAAAAGACGAGCTTGCCATCCAAGTTTTTGAAGAGATGGGATCCGTGGGATGCAAGCCTAATATTTGTACCTTCAATGCCCTTATTAAGATGCATGGCAACCGAGGAAAGTTTGCCGAAATGATGAAAGTTTTTGACGAGATCAAGGTGTACAATTGCTCCCCTGATATTGTTACTTGGAACACCCTTCTGGCCGTGTTTGGACAAAATGGAATGCACTCCCAGGTGTCTggaatatttaaagaaatgaaGAGAGCTGGCTTTGTGCCCGAGAGGGATACTTTCAACACTCTGATTAGTGCCTACAGCAGGTGTGGTTCCTTTGACCAGGCAATGGCCGTTTACAAGAGCATGCTCGAAGCTGGAGTGGTGCCGGATCTTTCTACCTACAATGCTGTTTTAGCAGCATTGGCCCGAGGAGGGCTCTGGGAACAATCTGAGAAAGTCCTTGCTGAAATGAAGGACGGACGGTGTAAACCTAATGAGATGTCGTATTCTTCTTTGCTTCATGCTTATGCCAATGGTAAGGAGATTGACAGGATGAATGCTCTTGCGGAGGATATATACTCCGGCTCTATTGAAACACATCCGGTTCTTCTGAAGACCCTTGTTCTAGTAAACAGCAAGAGTGATCTCCTGATGGATACAGAACGTGCCTTTTTGGAATTAAGGAGAAGAGGAATTTCGCTTGACATTACTACTCTCAATGCAATGCTTTCGATATATGGGAGGAAGCAGATGGTGGCCAAAGCCAACGAGATTTTGAACTTCATGCATGACAGGGGATTTTCTCCGAGTTTGACTACATATAATAGTTTAATGTATATGTACAGCCGTTCtgaaaactttcaaaaatcaGAAGAAATCTTGAGGGAAGTTCTTGAGAAAGGTACGAAACCTGATAGAATTTCATACAATACTGTTATTTATGCATATTGCAGAAATGGTAGGATGAAGGAGGCTTCGCGAATATTTTCTGAAATGAAAGACTCTGCACTTATTCCTGACGTTGTAACTTACAACACATTTATTGCAACTTATGCGGGCGACTCGATGTTTGCTGAAGCTATTGATGTAGTTCGATACATGATCAAGCAGGGATGTAAACCAGACCAGAATACTTATAACTCCATTGTTGATTGGTATTGTAAGCTCGACCGTCGGGATGAGGCCAACAGTTTTGTTAAAAGCCTTCGTAATCTTGACCCACATGTTTCCAAGGAGGAGGAAAATAGGTTACTTGAGAGAATAGTTAAAATGTGGCCATAA
- the LOC106777842 gene encoding pentatricopeptide repeat-containing protein At5g02860-like isoform X1, which translates to MGMVEKVALPLLLPNPPPPSQSPSSSPSPLSSKPNSVGVMTPGPSPTPAPTPTAAPPMTTLIHDLNTGSSSRPRHRVALGKSFDPNRGKPWSPHGLSSSGQQILRTLIRSDSNTNSNSVSTHLDNILRPLLDQPNPASDILGIIKALGFNNKCELAFAVFQWVRTTHHSVPLFTTSAITVIFKILGKAGRVSSAASLLLALQNDGVLIDVYAYTCLINAYSSSGRYRDAVNLFNKMQQDGCNPTLITYNVVLNVYGKMGMPWSNVTALVDSMKSRGIAPDLYTYNTLISCCRRGSLYEEAVHLFEQMKLEGFTPDKVTYNALLDVFGKSRRPKEAMQVLREMEANAFSPTVVTYNSLISACAKGGLLEEALQLKTQMLDKGIQPDVFTYTTLLSGFEKAGKDELAIQVFEEMGSVGCKPNICTFNALIKMHGNRGKFAEMMKVFDEIKVYNCSPDIVTWNTLLAVFGQNGMHSQVSGIFKEMKRAGFVPERDTFNTLISAYSRCGSFDQAMAVYKSMLEAGVVPDLSTYNAVLAALARGGLWEQSEKVLAEMKDGRCKPNEMSYSSLLHAYANGKEIDRMNALAEDIYSGSIETHPVLLKTLVLVNSKSDLLMDTERAFLELRRRGISLDITTLNAMLSIYGRKQMVAKANEILNFMHDRGFSPSLTTYNSLMYMYSRSENFQKSEEILREVLEKGTKPDRISYNTVIYAYCRNGRMKEASRIFSEMKDSALIPDVVTYNTFIATYAGDSMFAEAIDVVRYMIKQGCKPDQNTYNSIVDWYCKLDRRDEANSFVKSLRNLDPHVSKEEENRLLERIVKMWP; encoded by the coding sequence ATGGGGATGGTAGAAAAGGTGGCTCTTCCTCTGCTCCTCCCAAACCCACCGCCCCCGTCACAGTCACCGTCATCGTCACCGTCGCCCCTTTCTTCCAAACCCAATTCTGTTGGAGTGATGACCCCTGGCCCCAGCCCTACCCCTGCCCCTACTCCAACTGCTGCACCGCCAATGACCACCCTTATCCATGACCTGAATACCGGTTCCAGTTCTCGTCCCCGACACCGCGTCGCTCTGGGGAAGTCCTTCGACCCCAACCGCGGCAAGCCATGGTCTCCTCACGGCCTTTCTTCTTCAGGTCAGCAAATTCTCCGCACCTTAATTCGTTCCGATTCCAATACCAATTCCAATTCCGTTTCCACTCACTTAGATAATATTCTGCGTCCTCTTCTGGACCAACCAAATCCCGCTTCCGATATATTGGGGATAATCAAGGCTTTAGGCTTTAACAACAAATGCGAACTTGCCTTCGCCGTCTTCCAATGGGTTCGAACCACTCACCATTCCGTTCCGCTTTTTACCACTTCTGCAATCACTGTCATCTTCAAAATTCTCGGAAAAGCGGGGCGGGTCTCATCCGCGGCTTCCCTACTCCTGGCTCTTCAAAACGACGGCGTTCTCATTGATGTCTATGCCTACACCTGTTTGATAAATGCGTACTCCAGTAGTGGCAGGTACAGGGATGCCGTCAACCTCTTCAACAAGATGCAACAAGACGGCTGCAATCCCACTCTCATCACATACAACGTCGTTCTCAATGTGTACGGCAAAATGGGCATGCCTTGGTCTAACGTCACTGCCCTCGTTGACTCCATGAAGTCTCGCGGGATTGCCCCCGATCTCTACACTTACAATACGCTTATTAGTTGCTGTCGCCGCGGTTCTCTCTACGAAGAAGCTGTTCACCTCTTTGAGCAGATGAAGCTGGAGGGTTTCACCCCTGACAAGGTTACCTATAATGCCTTATTGGATGTTTTTGGCAAGTCCAGACGCCCCAAAGAGGCTATGCAGGTCCTCAGAGAGATGGAAGCCAATGCCTTTTCTCCCACTGTTGTTACTTACAATTCCCTGATATCTGCTTGTGCTAAAGGTGGTTTGTTGGAGGAGGCACTCCAGCTTAAAACCCAAATGCTGGACAAGGGGATTCAGCCTGACGTCTTTACCTACACCACCCTTTTGTCCGGATTTGAGAAGGCCGGAAAAGACGAGCTTGCCATCCAAGTTTTTGAAGAGATGGGATCCGTGGGATGCAAGCCTAATATTTGTACCTTCAATGCCCTTATTAAGATGCATGGCAACCGAGGAAAGTTTGCCGAAATGATGAAAGTTTTTGACGAGATCAAGGTGTACAATTGCTCCCCTGATATTGTTACTTGGAACACCCTTCTGGCCGTGTTTGGACAAAATGGAATGCACTCCCAGGTGTCTggaatatttaaagaaatgaaGAGAGCTGGCTTTGTGCCCGAGAGGGATACTTTCAACACTCTGATTAGTGCCTACAGCAGGTGTGGTTCCTTTGACCAGGCAATGGCCGTTTACAAGAGCATGCTCGAAGCTGGAGTGGTGCCGGATCTTTCTACCTACAATGCTGTTTTAGCAGCATTGGCCCGAGGAGGGCTCTGGGAACAATCTGAGAAAGTCCTTGCTGAAATGAAGGACGGACGGTGTAAACCTAATGAGATGTCGTATTCTTCTTTGCTTCATGCTTATGCCAATGGTAAGGAGATTGACAGGATGAATGCTCTTGCGGAGGATATATACTCCGGCTCTATTGAAACACATCCGGTTCTTCTGAAGACCCTTGTTCTAGTAAACAGCAAGAGTGATCTCCTGATGGATACAGAACGTGCCTTTTTGGAATTAAGGAGAAGAGGAATTTCGCTTGACATTACTACTCTCAATGCAATGCTTTCGATATATGGGAGGAAGCAGATGGTGGCCAAAGCCAACGAGATTTTGAACTTCATGCATGACAGGGGATTTTCTCCGAGTTTGACTACATATAATAGTTTAATGTATATGTACAGCCGTTCtgaaaactttcaaaaatcaGAAGAAATCTTGAGGGAAGTTCTTGAGAAAGGTACGAAACCTGATAGAATTTCATACAATACTGTTATTTATGCATATTGCAGAAATGGTAGGATGAAGGAGGCTTCGCGAATATTTTCTGAAATGAAAGACTCTGCACTTATTCCTGACGTTGTAACTTACAACACATTTATTGCAACTTATGCGGGCGACTCGATGTTTGCTGAAGCTATTGATGTAGTTCGATACATGATCAAGCAGGGATGTAAACCAGACCAGAATACTTATAACTCCATTGTTGATTGGTATTGTAAGCTCGACCGTCGGGATGAGGCCAACAGTTTTGTTAAAAGCCTTCGTAATCTTGACCCACATGTTTCCAAGGAGGAGGAAAATAGGTTACTTGAGAGAATAGTTAAAATGTGGCCATAA
- the LOC106776493 gene encoding probable polyamine transporter At3g19553: protein MGEEATKSNPKLTLLPLIALIFYEVSGGPFGVEDSVRGGGGPLFALIGFFVFPLIWSIPEALVTAELATTFPQNGGYVIWISSAFGPFWGFQEGFWKWFSGVMDNALYPVLFLDYIKQSLPLFDRFTARIPALLVITFSLTYFNYRGLHIVGFSAVLLALFSLSPFLIMALLSIPLIRPRRWLAVDFGKVEWGRYFNSMFWNLNYWDKASTLAGEVENPSKTFPKALFGGLVLVVSSYLIPLLAGTGALESSPSEWADGYFAQVGMFIGGSWLKLWIQLAAAMSNLGLFEAEMSSDAFQLQGMSKMGMLPAVFASRSKYGTPTVSILFSATGVIFLSWMSFQEIIESLNFLYAVGMLLEFAAFITLRLNKPNLYRPYRVPLPTFWAAMLCLPPALLLILVMCLASSRTFFVGGAVILLGFILYPILVQSKNKNWILFEEDSATLHSSGWQQCHSVVSEQTDLDQENKGVELVTSPFASGEEELCLVQSDSKV from the exons ATGGGTGAAGAGGCCACCAAATCGAATCCGAAGCTAACCCTGTTGCCTCTCATAGCTCTGATATTCTATGAAGTATCAGGTGGTCCTTTTGGAGTAGAAGATTCCGTGAGGGGAGGGGGTGGTCCTCTTTTCGCGTTAATCGGATTCTTCGTTTTCCCTTTAATCTGGAGTATACCAGAAGCTCTTGTTACGGCTGAACTTGCCACCACCTTCCCTCAAAACGGTGGATATGTTATCTGGATTTCCTCAGCCTTTGGACCATTTTGGGGCTTTCAGGAAGGCTTTTGGAAATGGTTCAGCGGGGTCATGGACAATGCTCTTTACCCTGTTTTGTTCCTCGATTACATAAAGCAATCTTTGCCTCTCTTTGACCGATTCACTGCCCGAATCCCTGCTCTCTTAGTCATCACATTTTCACTAACTTACTTCAATTACCGTGGCCTTCACATTGTTGGCTTTTCTGCTGTTTTGCTTGCGCTGTTctcactttccccatttctcATAATGGCCCTTCTTTCCATTCCATTAATAAGACCACGGCGGTGGCTTGCTGTAGATTTTGGCAAGGTGGAGTGGGGAAGATACTTCAATAGTATGTTCTGGAATTTAAACTACTGGGATAAGGCAAGTACCCTTGCAGGGGAGGTTGAAAATCCAAGCAAAACGTTCCCAAAAGCACTTTTTGGAGGACTAGTCTTGGTGGTTTCCTCATATTTGATCCCACTCCTTGCGGGAACAGGTGCTTTGGAGTCCTCGCCTAGTGAGTGGGCAGATGGCTATTTTGCACAGGTGGGGATGTTCATTGGTGGTTCTTGGCTCAAACTCTGGATTCAACTGGCTGCTGCTATGTCTAACCTCGGCTTGTTTGAAGCAGAAATGAGCAGTGATGCTTTTCAACTTCAAGGGATGAGCAAAATGGGAATGCTTCCAGCTGTATTTGCTTCAAG GTCTAAGTATGGAACGCCCACGGTTAGCATTTTGTTCTCTGCCACTGGAGTTATCTTCCTGTCGTGGATGAGCTTTCAGGAAATCATAGAGTCCCTCAATTTCTTATATGCCGTAGGAATGCTTCTCGAGTTTGCAGCTTTTATTACTTTGAGATTGAACAAGCCAAATCTTTACAGACCTTACAGAGTTCCGTTGCCAACATTTTGGGCGGCTATGTTATGTTTGCCTCCAGCTTTATTGCTTATTCTTGTAATGTGTTTGGCTTCTTCGAGAACTTTCTTTGTGGGTGGAGCTGTAATTCTTCTGGGGTTCATCCTGTACCCTATCTTAGttcaatccaaaaataaaaactggaTTCTGTTTGAAGAAGACTCAGCTACCTTGCATTCCTCTGGCTGGCAGCAATGCCACTCAGTTGTTTCAGAACAGACTGACCTCGACCAAGAAAATAAGGGTGTTGAGCTTGTCACCTCACCATTTGCTAGTGGGGAAGAAGAGTTGTGTTTAGTGCAAAGCGATTCGAAAGTCTAA